In the Aromatoleum bremense genome, one interval contains:
- a CDS encoding thiolase family protein, whose product MKQVVLCHPVRTAIGTYNGALKGVPAAELGAAVLREVVRRAGLAPERIDAVVMGNVIQAGNKMNPARQAAIHAGLPVSVPAMTVNRVCGSGAQGIASAAVEIMAGLIDCAVGGGMENMDRAPYLVTEGRWGYRMGDAAMFDSMLMDGLNDAFSGKHSGWHTEDLVKAREISREDQDRWALRSQQRFSGAQAEGRFEAEIVGVEVKGRKGVEVFARDEHNRPETTTESLARLKPAFRPDGTVTAGNAPGLNTGAAAMIVAEREWAEKNGLEPMARLAAYGVGAVEPGMFGLGPVPAVRQALARAGWQVGDVDRVEINEAFAAIALACLRELGFAEDIVNVEGGAIAHGHPIGASGAVLATRLLHSMRRDGLKRGIVTLCIGGGQGIALALEML is encoded by the coding sequence ATGAAACAGGTCGTCCTCTGCCATCCCGTGCGCACCGCTATCGGGACCTACAACGGTGCATTGAAGGGGGTGCCCGCAGCCGAGCTCGGCGCCGCGGTCCTGCGCGAGGTCGTCAGGCGCGCGGGGCTCGCCCCCGAGCGCATCGACGCCGTAGTCATGGGCAACGTCATCCAGGCCGGCAACAAGATGAACCCGGCGCGCCAGGCGGCGATCCACGCCGGGCTGCCGGTGTCGGTGCCGGCGATGACGGTCAACCGCGTGTGCGGCTCCGGCGCGCAGGGCATCGCCAGCGCCGCGGTGGAGATCATGGCCGGCCTCATCGACTGCGCCGTTGGCGGCGGCATGGAGAACATGGACCGCGCACCCTACCTCGTGACGGAAGGGCGCTGGGGCTACCGCATGGGCGACGCGGCGATGTTCGACAGCATGCTCATGGACGGCCTCAACGACGCCTTTTCGGGGAAGCACTCCGGCTGGCATACCGAGGATCTCGTCAAGGCACGCGAGATCTCGCGCGAGGACCAGGACCGCTGGGCGCTACGCTCGCAGCAGCGCTTCTCCGGCGCCCAGGCCGAGGGCCGCTTCGAGGCCGAGATCGTCGGCGTGGAGGTGAAGGGCCGCAAGGGCGTGGAAGTGTTCGCCCGCGACGAGCACAACCGGCCCGAGACCACCACCGAGTCGCTGGCGCGGCTCAAGCCCGCCTTCCGCCCGGACGGCACCGTCACCGCCGGCAATGCGCCGGGCTTGAATACCGGCGCCGCGGCCATGATCGTGGCCGAGCGCGAGTGGGCCGAGAAGAACGGCCTCGAGCCGATGGCGCGCCTCGCGGCCTACGGCGTCGGCGCGGTCGAGCCCGGCATGTTCGGCCTCGGCCCGGTCCCGGCGGTGCGCCAGGCGCTCGCGCGCGCGGGCTGGCAGGTGGGCGACGTCGATCGGGTCGAGATCAACGAAGCCTTCGCCGCCATTGCGCTCGCCTGCCTGCGCGAGCTGGGTTTCGCCGAGGACATCGTCAACGTGGAGGGCGGCGCGATCGCCCACGGCCACCCGATCGGCGCCTCCGGCGCGGTGCTCGCCACGCGCCTGCTGCACTCGATGCGCCGCGACGGCCTGAAGCGCGGTATCGTCACCCTGTGCATCGGCGGCGGCCAGGGCATCGCGCTGGCGCTGGAGATGTTGTAG
- a CDS encoding DUF4395 domain-containing protein: MSPIFAFGERLEGYEVLVLNERAVRAAAGILFLFAIVSFMNAWLVGNFQPTRVLVVAFLADFTIRIFVNPRFAPSLIVGQWVVRRQQPEYVGAPQKRFAWAIGFVLALTMLYLVVIRHVVGPVNLIVCAACMLLLFFEAAFGICIGCKVYNWFAKDKARLCPGGACEIAPPAGSGSGLASGAIVAAFAGLVTVVAIWVSGNGPYARAASPVAADARPASLDPAEAGRCEVPAFAKAMGHEAMWKLHNNCQ, from the coding sequence ATGTCCCCGATCTTCGCCTTCGGTGAGCGCCTCGAAGGCTACGAGGTGCTGGTCCTCAACGAACGTGCCGTGCGCGCGGCCGCAGGCATCCTGTTCCTCTTCGCCATCGTGTCCTTCATGAATGCCTGGCTGGTGGGCAACTTCCAGCCCACGCGGGTGCTCGTCGTCGCCTTCCTGGCCGACTTCACGATCCGTATCTTCGTCAACCCGCGCTTCGCCCCCAGCCTGATCGTGGGCCAGTGGGTCGTGCGCCGGCAGCAACCCGAGTACGTCGGGGCGCCACAGAAGCGCTTCGCCTGGGCGATCGGCTTCGTGCTCGCGCTGACGATGCTGTATCTGGTGGTGATCAGGCACGTCGTCGGACCGGTCAACCTGATCGTCTGTGCCGCCTGCATGCTGCTGCTGTTTTTCGAGGCGGCATTCGGCATCTGTATCGGCTGCAAGGTGTACAACTGGTTCGCCAAGGACAAGGCCCGGCTTTGTCCGGGCGGTGCGTGCGAGATCGCGCCTCCCGCCGGATCCGGCAGCGGACTGGCAAGCGGCGCCATCGTGGCTGCATTTGCGGGCTTGGTGACGGTGGTCGCGATATGGGTGAGCGGCAACGGCCCTTATGCCCGTGCCGCCTCGCCCGTTGCTGCGGACGCCCGGCCGGCCTCGCTCGACCCGGCGGAAGCGGGGCGCTGCGAAGTTCCGGCGTTCGCCAAGGCCATGGGCCATGAAGCGATGTGGAAGCTGCACAACAACTGCCAATGA
- a CDS encoding ATP-binding protein yields the protein MRRFLSWFRPKTLSGRMMLILVLGLLAAQAASLVLHLNERAGLMAAGHVPPGMPAFEALPLRFIWHVSLTLTTVIVVSLVAIRWATKPLQQMTDAATAFAHDLDAAPLDESGPIEVRRAAQAFNFMQQRLRRLVVERGRALAAVSHDLRTPLMRMRLRAELIDDSAVRDKLNADIDAMQAMVGGLLAYLRGLEDAEPAQRINMVALLASVIEDERAMGRATLSESAPGSPAPYEGKLSILKRAIANLLDNAVAHGQHVTVRIEDAPEALRVVIEDDGPGIPAALLERVTEPFVRTDAARRLDTGGVGLGLAIARDAAACHGGQLILENRARGGLRASLVLPRTRPAQG from the coding sequence ATGAGGCGGTTCCTGTCGTGGTTCCGGCCGAAGACGCTGTCCGGCCGCATGATGCTGATCCTGGTGCTGGGCCTGCTCGCCGCGCAGGCGGCCAGCCTCGTCCTGCACCTGAACGAGCGGGCTGGCCTGATGGCGGCCGGTCACGTGCCCCCCGGCATGCCGGCGTTCGAGGCGCTGCCGCTGCGCTTCATCTGGCACGTGTCGCTCACGCTGACCACCGTGATCGTCGTGTCCTTGGTGGCGATACGTTGGGCGACCAAGCCGCTGCAGCAGATGACCGATGCAGCAACGGCATTTGCACACGACCTCGACGCAGCCCCGCTCGACGAGAGCGGCCCAATCGAGGTACGCCGCGCCGCACAAGCGTTCAACTTCATGCAGCAGCGCCTGCGACGCCTGGTCGTCGAGCGCGGGCGGGCCCTCGCCGCGGTGTCCCATGACCTGCGCACGCCCCTGATGCGGATGCGCCTGCGCGCCGAGCTGATCGACGATTCGGCGGTGCGCGACAAGCTCAACGCCGACATCGACGCGATGCAGGCGATGGTGGGCGGTCTGCTCGCCTACCTGCGCGGCCTGGAGGACGCGGAGCCGGCCCAGCGCATCAACATGGTGGCGCTGCTCGCGAGCGTCATCGAGGACGAGCGCGCCATGGGGCGCGCGACGCTGAGCGAAAGTGCGCCGGGCAGCCCCGCACCCTACGAGGGCAAGCTGTCGATCCTCAAGCGGGCGATCGCCAACCTCCTCGACAACGCGGTGGCCCACGGACAACACGTGACGGTGCGCATCGAAGACGCGCCCGAGGCGCTACGGGTGGTGATCGAGGACGACGGCCCCGGCATTCCCGCGGCGTTGCTCGAGCGCGTGACCGAGCCGTTCGTGCGCACCGACGCGGCGCGCCGGCTCGACACCGGCGGGGTGGGGCTCGGCCTGGCCATCGCGCGCGACGCGGCCGCCTGCCACGGCGGCCAGTTGATCCTCGAGAACCGCGCACGAGGCGGCTTGCGCGCGAGCCTGGTGCTGCCGCGGACGCGTCCCGCGCAGGGCTGA
- a CDS encoding ABC transporter ATP-binding protein, producing MSLVIAKDLTKIYRAGDVEVPAIRGADFVIEPASFVAFVGPSGSGKSTLLNMIGCLDHPTAGTLTVLDTDIATLGRRAAAEFRGKYIGFIFQDFNLVPVLTAYENIEYPLIMVQKWPEARRREQVRRLLDAVGMSAQADKRPDQLSGGQKQRVAVARALVSNARLVLADEPTANLDHDTAYRIIELMKKMRDEFGTTFVFSTHDPKIMAEAEVTFTLEDGIVLSRRNHEEAAHA from the coding sequence ATGAGTCTCGTCATCGCCAAGGATCTGACCAAGATCTACCGCGCCGGCGACGTCGAGGTGCCTGCCATCAGGGGCGCCGATTTCGTCATCGAGCCGGCCTCCTTCGTCGCCTTCGTCGGCCCCTCGGGCAGCGGCAAGAGCACGCTGCTCAACATGATCGGCTGCCTCGATCATCCGACCGCCGGCACGCTCACCGTGCTCGACACCGACATCGCCACGCTCGGCCGCCGCGCCGCGGCCGAATTCCGCGGCAAGTACATCGGCTTCATTTTCCAGGACTTCAACCTGGTGCCGGTGCTCACCGCCTACGAGAACATCGAGTACCCGCTGATCATGGTGCAAAAGTGGCCTGAGGCCAGGCGCCGCGAGCAGGTCAGGCGGCTCCTCGACGCGGTGGGCATGAGCGCCCAGGCGGACAAGCGTCCCGACCAGCTCTCCGGCGGTCAGAAGCAGCGCGTCGCGGTGGCGCGCGCGCTGGTGAGCAACGCCCGCCTGGTGCTCGCCGACGAGCCCACGGCCAATCTCGACCACGACACCGCCTACCGCATCATCGAGTTGATGAAGAAGATGCGCGACGAGTTCGGCACCACCTTCGTCTTCTCCACCCACGACCCGAAGATCATGGCCGAGGCCGAGGTGACCTTCACCCTCGAGGACGGCATCGTTCTCTCGCGACGCAATCACGAGGAGGCGGCGCATGCTTGA
- the sigZ gene encoding RNA polymerase sigma factor SigZ, giving the protein MRCVATAWRAHEAELRRFLRSRHGDAAGADDLLQEVFVRALGQGEGFCAVANPRAWLFQVARNLLVDRLRLAKSQVPLPDDLADLPDLVPAVDGLSACIPRALAELSAEDREAISLCDLEGLTQQAYAERLGLTLPAAKSRVQRARTRLRARLVEACQVRFDDAGQVCCFTPRPPVQGR; this is encoded by the coding sequence ATGCGCTGCGTTGCAACGGCCTGGCGCGCGCACGAAGCTGAGCTGCGCCGCTTCCTGCGTAGCCGTCACGGCGACGCCGCCGGCGCGGACGACCTCCTGCAGGAGGTTTTCGTGCGCGCGCTCGGCCAGGGCGAGGGGTTCTGCGCGGTGGCCAATCCGCGCGCCTGGCTCTTCCAGGTCGCGCGCAACCTCCTGGTCGATCGCCTGCGCCTCGCCAAATCCCAAGTGCCCCTGCCCGACGATCTGGCGGACCTGCCGGACCTTGTCCCTGCCGTCGACGGGCTGAGCGCCTGCATCCCCCGGGCTCTCGCCGAGCTCTCCGCCGAGGACCGCGAGGCCATCTCCCTGTGCGACCTCGAGGGCCTCACCCAGCAGGCCTACGCCGAGCGCCTCGGGCTCACCCTGCCGGCGGCCAAGTCGCGCGTCCAGCGCGCCCGGACGCGGCTGCGGGCGCGCCTGGTGGAAGCCTGCCAGGTGCGCTTCGACGATGCCGGCCAGGTATGCTGCTTCACGCCACGACCGCCCGTGCAGGGCAGGTGA
- a CDS encoding cytochrome b5 domain-containing protein, with protein MMRRLYIASTVAFWLAVFGFWAADPRLAAEAQPPAPAGAERSWSLADVARHATPEDCWMVIDGVVYDFTAYLPQHPSAPAVIVAWCGREATEAYRTKTRGRPHSAYADQLLPEYRVGRLEAP; from the coding sequence ATGATGCGCAGACTCTACATCGCCTCCACCGTCGCGTTCTGGCTTGCCGTCTTCGGGTTCTGGGCGGCGGACCCGCGGCTGGCCGCCGAGGCGCAGCCGCCCGCTCCGGCGGGGGCGGAGCGATCCTGGTCGCTTGCCGACGTGGCGCGGCACGCCACTCCCGAGGACTGCTGGATGGTGATCGACGGCGTCGTCTACGACTTCACCGCCTACCTGCCGCAGCATCCGTCGGCCCCGGCTGTGATCGTCGCCTGGTGCGGCAGGGAGGCCACCGAAGCCTACCGCACCAAGACCCGCGGCCGGCCCCATTCGGCCTATGCCGACCAGCTCCTGCCCGAGTACCGCGTCGGCCGCCTGGAGGCGCCATGA
- a CDS encoding response regulator: MDSKDHILIVDDDPEIRQLLVDYLARHGFDAVPAASAREMGVMLERHAIDLVVLDLMLPDGDGLALCRDLRTRSELPVLMLTALGDETDRILGIEMGADDYLVKPFSPRELVARIKGILRRTRSLPPNLKPDPRRCLAFAGWTLDTATRVLKGPDGVATPLSGAEYRLLRILLDHPNRVLHRDQLVELIHGREAEAYDRAIDVQISRLRQRLQDDGREPRLIKTVRGEGYVLAAAVEGLTS; this comes from the coding sequence ATGGATAGCAAGGACCACATCCTCATCGTCGACGACGACCCCGAGATCCGCCAACTGCTGGTGGACTACCTGGCACGCCACGGTTTCGACGCCGTGCCGGCGGCAAGCGCACGCGAAATGGGGGTGATGCTGGAGCGGCACGCCATCGACCTGGTGGTGCTCGACCTGATGCTGCCGGATGGCGACGGCCTGGCGCTGTGCCGCGACCTGCGCACCCGCTCGGAGCTGCCGGTGCTGATGCTCACCGCACTGGGTGACGAGACCGACCGCATCCTCGGCATCGAGATGGGTGCCGACGACTACCTGGTCAAGCCGTTCAGCCCGCGCGAGCTGGTGGCGCGCATCAAGGGCATCCTCCGCCGCACGCGCTCGCTGCCGCCCAACCTGAAGCCCGACCCCCGGCGCTGCCTCGCCTTCGCCGGCTGGACGCTCGACACTGCCACGCGCGTGCTGAAAGGCCCCGACGGCGTGGCGACGCCGCTATCGGGCGCCGAGTACCGCCTGCTGCGCATCCTGCTCGACCATCCGAACCGGGTGTTGCACCGCGACCAGCTGGTCGAGCTCATCCACGGCCGCGAGGCCGAAGCCTACGATCGGGCGATCGACGTCCAGATCAGCCGCCTGCGCCAGCGTCTGCAGGATGACGGCAGGGAGCCGCGTCTGATAAAGACGGTGCGCGGCGAAGGCTACGTGCTCGCTGCTGCGGTGGAAGGATTGACGTCATGA
- a CDS encoding ferric reductase-like transmembrane domain-containing protein, protein MSGPYVTPWRDPPVAAALVVGLPLALVWWAVPEGLPWWRSIAIVSAWGGMGLLLASLVLMVREPRVARFLGGLETAYRWHHRSGVAAYLLLLVHPLALAADAWAESPARAWQALAPWAQSWPVWLGWAALVLLMIGLAATFALNLSYRRWRGLHLVLAAGVPIGLAHVVVLLGSTGSGLALVALALLALGARFVVSDLGVAARPYRVTAVARRAAGVIEASLAPCAAALAVAPGQFVLAAFGEGPHYRGCGEYHPFTVSGVDRDAQLRVAVKALGPCSQRLQDLESGVLVRLQGPFGRFLGARRAEPALWIAGGIGITPFMAALRAGPLDADTTLIYLHREAAGAPFADELAALAAGDPRFELISCATGDRAPDFDALLAQADRLAERMIHVCGPPAMVDALAPRLRARGVAPGAVHFERFDFR, encoded by the coding sequence ATGAGCGGGCCGTACGTGACACCTTGGCGCGATCCACCCGTCGCTGCGGCGCTGGTGGTCGGCTTGCCGCTCGCGCTGGTGTGGTGGGCGGTTCCCGAGGGCCTTCCGTGGTGGCGCAGCATCGCCATCGTCAGCGCCTGGGGCGGCATGGGGCTGCTCCTCGCGAGCCTCGTTCTGATGGTGCGCGAGCCGCGCGTCGCCCGTTTCCTGGGCGGGCTGGAGACGGCCTACCGCTGGCATCACCGCAGTGGGGTGGCGGCCTACCTGCTGCTCCTCGTGCATCCGCTCGCGCTCGCCGCCGACGCCTGGGCGGAATCGCCGGCGCGAGCCTGGCAGGCGCTCGCCCCCTGGGCGCAGTCCTGGCCGGTGTGGCTCGGCTGGGCCGCGCTGGTCCTGCTGATGATCGGCCTCGCCGCCACCTTCGCACTGAATCTGTCCTACCGCCGCTGGCGCGGCCTGCATCTCGTTCTCGCGGCCGGCGTGCCGATCGGACTCGCCCACGTCGTCGTGCTGCTCGGCAGCACCGGTTCGGGCCTCGCACTCGTCGCGCTCGCCCTGCTGGCGCTGGGCGCGCGGTTCGTCGTCAGCGACCTGGGTGTGGCGGCGCGTCCCTACCGCGTGACCGCCGTCGCGCGGCGCGCCGCGGGCGTGATCGAAGCCTCCCTCGCGCCCTGCGCCGCTGCGCTCGCCGTCGCGCCCGGCCAGTTCGTGCTGGCCGCCTTCGGCGAAGGACCGCACTACCGCGGTTGCGGCGAGTATCACCCGTTCACGGTGAGCGGCGTCGATCGCGACGCGCAGCTGCGTGTCGCGGTCAAGGCGCTCGGACCCTGCTCGCAGCGCCTGCAAGACCTCGAATCCGGCGTGCTGGTGCGCCTGCAGGGACCCTTCGGGCGCTTCCTGGGCGCGCGCCGTGCGGAGCCTGCGCTCTGGATCGCCGGCGGAATCGGCATCACGCCGTTCATGGCGGCACTGCGGGCGGGGCCGCTGGACGCGGACACCACGCTGATCTACCTCCATCGGGAGGCGGCCGGCGCCCCCTTCGCCGACGAGCTCGCCGCCCTGGCCGCCGGCGACCCGCGCTTCGAGCTGATCTCCTGCGCGACGGGGGACCGCGCACCCGATTTCGACGCGCTCCTGGCGCAGGCCGATCGCCTCGCCGAGCGCATGATCCACGTCTGCGGGCCGCCCGCGATGGTTGATGCCCTCGCGCCGCGCCTGCGCGCTCGCGGCGTCGCCCCCGGCGCCGTCCACTTCGAGCGTTTCGATTTCCGATGA
- a CDS encoding OsmC family protein: MNASPGRMEFHVVARRVDAHGSRAECKEASITLDTDMQGRADAFNPAELLLAALSACMLKSIERVTPILGFKLRGVEVQVHAVRQDVPPKLESIDYVLVVDTDEDDRRLTLLHENVRKYGTVFNTVAPGTVLTGSIRRA, from the coding sequence ATGAACGCCAGTCCCGGCAGGATGGAATTTCACGTCGTCGCGCGCCGCGTCGACGCCCACGGCAGCCGTGCCGAGTGCAAGGAGGCCTCGATCACGCTCGACACCGACATGCAGGGACGCGCCGACGCCTTCAATCCCGCCGAACTGCTTCTGGCCGCGCTCTCGGCCTGCATGCTGAAGAGCATCGAGCGGGTCACGCCCATCCTCGGCTTCAAGCTGAGGGGTGTGGAGGTGCAGGTGCACGCGGTGCGCCAGGACGTGCCGCCGAAGCTCGAGTCGATCGACTACGTCCTCGTGGTCGACACCGACGAAGACGACCGGCGCCTCACGCTGCTTCACGAGAACGTCCGGAAATACGGCACCGTGTTCAACACCGTGGCGCCCGGTACGGTGCTCACTGGCAGCATCCGGCGGGCTTGA